The following coding sequences are from one Dermacentor silvarum isolate Dsil-2018 chromosome 4, BIME_Dsil_1.4, whole genome shotgun sequence window:
- the LOC125945102 gene encoding uncharacterized protein LOC125945102, with product MSIKDVAMLFRIGHETCRSIIHQTCRAIWKHLQPLYMPVPGCKQWEEIAHGFGTRWNFPNCLGAVDGKHVAVMAPPNSGSNYFNYKGTFSIVLMAVVDPQYKFSMVSVGAPGRHSDGGVFKSCEFGRQLEKGTLPLPNLSRLPNSNKVLPHVFVGDEAFQLRHDFLRPFPGNNMSPSHRVFNYRLSRARRIVENAFGILAARWRILLNRINLLPKNAEFVVLACCVLHNVLCTGKEYMPHGFVDSEDEYGNITPGQWRDSAQSNDLLDLEPTAAKNYSKSAAEVRNLFVQHFMSDGAVPWQWAHSGVQAPT from the exons ATGTCGATTAAGGACGTAGCCATGCTGTTCCGGATCGGCCATGAAACGTGTCGAAGTATCATTCACCAGACATGCAGGGCTATCTGGAAACACCTGCAGCCGCTCTACATGCCT GTGCCAGGGTGCAAGCAATGGGAGGAAATAGCGCATGGGTTTGGCACACGTTGGAATTTTCCGAACTGCCTTGGCGCCGTTGACGGCAAACACGTTGCAGTAATGGCACCACCAAATTCAGGAAGCAACTACTTCAACTACAAG GGGACGTTCTCTATTGTGCTGATGGCCGTTGTCGACCCACAGTACAAATTTTCAATGGTCAGCGTGGGCGCACCTGGTCGGCACAGCGACGGTGGCGTATTCAAGTCTTGTGAATTTGGAAGGCAGCTCGAAAAGGGGACCCTACCTTTGCCAAATCTTTCAAGGCTACCGAACAGTAACAAAGTGCTGCCCCATGTATTCGTGGGGGACGAGGCGTTTCAGCTTCGCCATGATTTTCTGCGGCCTTTTCCTGGCAACAACATGTCCCCCAGCCACCGTGTTTTCAACTACAGGCTGAGCAGAGCAAG GCGCATTGTTGAAAATGCGTTTGGTATCCTGGCAGCCAGGTGGAGAATCTTGCTGAACCGTATCAACCTACTTCCAAAGAACGCAGAGTTTGTTGTCCTAGCTTGCTGTGTCCTGCACAACGTTTTATGCACAGGCAAAGAATACATGCCACATGGCTTCGTAGACAGCGAAGATGAATATGGGAACATAACTCCCGGGCAGTGGAGGGACAGTGCCCAAAGCAACGACCTCCTCGACTTGGAACCTACAGCTGCAAAAAACTATTCCAAAAGTGCGGCTGAAGTGCGCAACCTTTTTGTGCAGCACTTCATGAGTGATGGAGCTGTGCCGTGGCAGTGGGCACATTCTGGTGTGCAAGCACCGACCTAA